The segment GGACAAACTGGCTGTAGTAAGGTCGATTCGCCACGATCAGGGAAATCATGGTGCCGGTAACCACTATATGATGACGGGTGCTCCCACACGGATTCCCGTGGGTTGCGGGGCGTTTGTCAGCTTTCATCCCAGCTTGGGCTCGGTGGTTTCCCACGAAAAGCCTGCCGCAGGTGGCTTGCCTTCTTATTTTTCGTTACCCAGCATGAGCCGTTCCGGTGGCCCCAACTTCCTGGGTGCCTCGCACGCACCATTTGTGGTGGATGGCGACCCGAACAGTGCCTCATTCATTGTGCGTGATGTAGCCCTACCTGCAGGTATCGCCGAAGCCCGCCTGGAAATGCGAAACGATCTTCGCCGAGAAGTAGATCGCTTTCAGCGGTTGCTTGACAAAACCACTGGTGACCCCGCATTGGCGATGGATGAACATTATCGTCAGGCTGCCGATCTGATGAAATCTCGCCCCGCCCAGGCAGCGTTTGATATTGGCAAAGAAAATGAAAAGACCCGCACGCGGTATGGCCGTAACCCATTTGGGCAACGGGCGTTGCTCGCACGTCGCCTGGTGGAAGCGGGCGTTCCCTTTATCACCATCAACGATGGTGGCTGGGATCACCACACCAAGCTGTTTGAAACACTCTCCAAGCGACTGCCCACGTGGGATCAAACGGTCTCCGCATTGGTCGAAGATCTGGATCAGCGAGGGATGCTGGATACCACGTTAGTGATTGCGTTAGGTGAGTTTGGCCGTACCCCGACAATCAATAAAGATGCTGGCCGAGACCACTGGTCGAATGCAATGAGCGTGCTCTTCGCAGGTGGGGGCATCCGTGGCGGTCAGGTGATTGGTGCCACCGACAAGAAAGGTTATGCCGCGGTCGAACGGGTGCTTTCTCCGGAAAACTTCGCATCGACAATTTACCGCAAACTGGGCATTCACCCCAGCAAAATTGTCTACACACCGGAAGGCCGCCCCACCCACCTGGTAAGCGATGCCACACCGATTAAAGAGTTGATGTAGCCCCATTTTCTCTGGCGAACCCTTCAACAAACTTCGCTATCATAGCTACGTCTGCCGATCTGGTACGGTTTTTTTCTGGGCAGCCTGAATAGTTTCCGATGAACAACGCCGACCAACCTGCCGAAGAATCATTGCCCACATCTGCCGAAGCAGTGGTTTCAGAACCAGCACCTCCACTGGATTTGCCCCACCTGATTGAGCAGATTGTGAAGCAATCAATTCGCCGCACCTGGACAGGGCTTACGGAAGACCAGTTATTGGCACAGTGCCAGGTGGATACCTACCGCGCCAGTGGGCCTGGGGGCCAGAAACGTAATAAAACCAGCTCCGCTGTGAGGCTGCGTCATCAACCCAGTGGCCTGCTGATCATTGCCGAAGAGAGTCGTTCGCAGCACGAAAACAAAGCGAAGGCTGCACGCAGACTCTATTGTGCGTTATTCATTGAAATCCGCGATCCCTGGCCTACGGATCTGTTATTGCCCCAGGTGGTGCAGGCCCACCCCGACTGGTCAAATGCACGCAGCAATGATGGCCGGGCGCATCTGAAAGCAAAAGATCCCCGCTTCTGGCCCGCAATTGGGCTGTTATTGGATCTCATGCACGCCATGGGCAGTAAAGTATCAGATATTGCCACGTTGCTAGGCATTTCTACCGGTAACCTGATTGATCTGCTGCAGGTAGACGATCATGTGTGGCAGCAGGCAAATCGCTATCGGGCAAAACATGGTCTGAAATCGCTGCGATAACCATACACTATTGGTAACAGCACCGTGAACCTTAGGAGAGAAAGAATGTCCCAGCCGGGGAATTTTTCCTGGATCAGCGAGCATGTAGCCGGTTGTGCCTATCCATACGATGTGGAAAGCCTGGTCTGGCTACGCGAACAAGGGATCGATATCGTCATTACGTTGACGGAAGACCCACTGCCCAAACAGGAAATCGATGATGCGGGCCTGATGAGTGTGCAC is part of the Zavarzinella sp. genome and harbors:
- a CDS encoding peptide chain release factor-like protein, producing MNNADQPAEESLPTSAEAVVSEPAPPLDLPHLIEQIVKQSIRRTWTGLTEDQLLAQCQVDTYRASGPGGQKRNKTSSAVRLRHQPSGLLIIAEESRSQHENKAKAARRLYCALFIEIRDPWPTDLLLPQVVQAHPDWSNARSNDGRAHLKAKDPRFWPAIGLLLDLMHAMGSKVSDIATLLGISTGNLIDLLQVDDHVWQQANRYRAKHGLKSLR
- a CDS encoding DUF1501 domain-containing protein; this translates as MRNPIFSGSSPSRRDAIQLGLTALLGGGLSRAMSLLAGELEQIAPQAKSCILIWMDGGPTHYETFDPKPDAPAEIRGQFKTIATKTPGCLFSEHMSRLAAMSDKLAVVRSIRHDQGNHGAGNHYMMTGAPTRIPVGCGAFVSFHPSLGSVVSHEKPAAGGLPSYFSLPSMSRSGGPNFLGASHAPFVVDGDPNSASFIVRDVALPAGIAEARLEMRNDLRREVDRFQRLLDKTTGDPALAMDEHYRQAADLMKSRPAQAAFDIGKENEKTRTRYGRNPFGQRALLARRLVEAGVPFITINDGGWDHHTKLFETLSKRLPTWDQTVSALVEDLDQRGMLDTTLVIALGEFGRTPTINKDAGRDHWSNAMSVLFAGGGIRGGQVIGATDKKGYAAVERVLSPENFASTIYRKLGIHPSKIVYTPEGRPTHLVSDATPIKELM